The following is a genomic window from Flavobacteriales bacterium.
TGGCAGAGCGTGGGCAGCCCCTTTCGCACGCATGCGCTGAGCTATGATCTGCCTGTGTTCCGTGGGCGCATGCGCGGCCGCTATCTGGGTGTGGGCGTGCATGCCTTCAACGACCGCGCGGGCAGCACCCGGTTCGGCGACACGCAGGGCAACCTCAGCGTATCCTATGCCTTGCGCAGCGGTGAGCGCACCTTGATCGCGCTGGGGCTGCAGGGCGGCTACGGACAGCGGAGCGCCGTGCTGAACGGCATGCGCTGGGACAGCCAGTACAACGGGGCGGGCTACGACCCCTCGCTGCCCAGCGGCGAAACGGCGGCCTCGAGCACCAGCGCGTTCATCGACCTGGGGGCGGGTCTGCTCTGCCGGGGTGAGACCGTTGGCGGGTTGCAGTGGAGCTCGGGTCTGGCGGTGATGCACCTCAACCAGCCCGGCATCTCCCTCTTTGGTTCGGCGGAGGACCGCTTGTTGCGGCGCTACACGGCGCACGCGGAACTCCGCATCAGCGGTGACCGCTGGACCTGGATGCCCAAGGTGTACGTATCGCAACAGGGTGCTGCGCGCGAGGTCATCTTCGGCACCTTGATGCACCGCCGCATCGGTCAGGACTCGCGCTACACCACCGACAAGACATCCAGCGCCTTCCACCTCGGGCTGTTCTACCGCTGGAACGACGCGGTGGTGCCGATGCTGCGCTTCGAGCATCGCCGCAAGCTGGCCATCGGGCTCAGCTACGACATCAACGTGAGCCGGTTGCGCAGCAGCACGCACCTGCGCGGGGGCATGGAGATCAGCCTGCAGTGGGTGGGTGCGTTCAGCGACCAGCGGCGGGTGCTGCCCAAGGGGAGGGCGAACTAGCGCCGCTTGATGAAGACGTAGCCGCCCTTCTCCGCGCCCCACACCCGCGCGAGTGTTTGCACGATACGCGAACCAAATTGCCGAGGGGCGAGCGTATCGATCCGGATCAGCGTTCCAGCAGCACCTTTTCCGTGACGACACGATCGGGCATCCGCACCGTGAGCATGTACAGGCCGTTCGAAGCGGTTGCCGGAAGCTCAACGCCCAATTGGTCGCCGAGCCATTCGACCTGCACCGGCACCTCCCGCCCGGACAAGTCGCGCACGGTGATCGCCGTTGGCCCGAACGCACCGCTGACAAGCATGACGAACCGCCCGTTGCTCGGGTTCGGCACGCACCGCACACGCTCACCCACGGTAACATCGGGCTGCACAACGTTGAAGTCCGGGTCGAAACGGAAGAGGAACGCATCAATACCCAGCGAATCCCAGTAGGTCATGTTCCGAAGGTCACCGGCTATCAGCACAGAGTCACCTGGCAAGACGGTAACAAGGGAATTGCCAAAGTGAACGTTCGCGGTATCGGCGATCGTGTATACGCCGTTCGAACCGAACGATGTCACTGGCGCACCGCTCGGATCGAGTTTAAGGATGGGCAATTGTCCATCATAAGTGAAGCCGGATACGAGCAGATCGCCAGTGCTCAGCCAACCCATGCCGGTGCCGAGCCAATTGGGATCGATCACATATGAGCCGTTCGCGAACGACAGGTCCAGGGTCCCATCGGCAAGCATTCGCGATATCCAACTCAGCCCCCCGTTGGAGTAAAGCACGTAGAAGCTGCCATCGGGCCGCACGATAGGCCTTCCGGATGTGCTCCACGCGATGCCCGGCTGCACAGCTATGGTAGATACACCGTTCGTTCCGAACCCGCTCAGCGGTTGGCCCGTGATGTCCAAGGCATACGCGAACAATTCACTGACGCCATTGTTCCAATGCGTTCCTGTGCAGAGGAACCCACCGCCCGGCAAACGCGCCATTCCGCTCATGTACGTCGGTCCGCCAATGCCCGTGATCACTTGCCCACCATTGCCGAAGGCGGGGTCCAACTCGCCGTTGGCGTCCAGCATCACCACGGCGCTGTTCCATCCGTTGGGATCGTTGATGTAGCTCATGTTGATCAGCATGGCCGTGCGATCATCGGGCAAGGCCAGAAGGTCCGCACAGCGCTGATCGCTATTGACGGTCCCGGTCACCGAGATCCCACCGCCCCATGAAGGGCTGTATGAACCGTCGCTCTCCACCAGCGTTGCAACGGCAACGGCGCTCAACCCGGCGAGGGCGGACCCACCG
Proteins encoded in this region:
- a CDS encoding PorP/SprF family type IX secretion system membrane protein is translated as MSRTTHLALGLGTLLLCGARGSAQDVHFSQFFDAPLVLNPAVAGDIEGDQRVALFHRTQWQSVGSPFRTHALSYDLPVFRGRMRGRYLGVGVHAFNDRAGSTRFGDTQGNLSVSYALRSGERTLIALGLQGGYGQRSAVLNGMRWDSQYNGAGYDPSLPSGETAASSTSAFIDLGAGLLCRGETVGGLQWSSGLAVMHLNQPGISLFGSAEDRLLRRYTAHAELRISGDRWTWMPKVYVSQQGAAREVIFGTLMHRRIGQDSRYTTDKTSSAFHLGLFYRWNDAVVPMLRFEHRRKLAIGLSYDINVSRLRSSTHLRGGMEISLQWVGAFSDQRRVLPKGRAN